attaattagtgGAGGAACGAAGTTTCCTCATCGCTTTGACTATTTATACGCTAGTCATGCTAGATGATTATAGACTTACACataattatttagtatattGTCTGAAAAAGGGTTTGTATAGTGACATGTTTTAGATGTGATCTTCGTATTAGTTGTcccaaatttaataaatttaacgAGAAAAATAGAGCATGtggggagaagaagaagtgggCGGTGCGAAATCAGAAAGTGGAGAGTGCACTGAGGAGAGAAAGAGTCAAACAGAAAATTAATACtcgtttttaatttttctccgACTTACTATATTTGGAAACTCCTAATTTACACGCTTTCTCTTCGTTTACTTATCTTAGGgaagattatatataatatgttaattaGTTTATGTATACCTTAACCTTAAGCTTAATTTTggcccccaaaaaaaaacttaagctTAATCGTTAACTAGTGGAGTTATCAAAAAGTACTCATTATAAAGCGTCGTTTAGAATTTATtcatgtttataaattttgtttttaatgtgaatcattaacaaaattttagtttcatttctaATAGTTTAGCTTATTGATTAGAAGATAAAATTATAAAGGTATTTACAAAAACTACATAATAGAAATTCACATACTATTTTAGtgtgaaatatttttaagcaACGGTTATAAATGAAATTGATGGAGTAATTGTTAATATCACGTTTAAGGGGTTTCCATTGACACTCtttcataacaaaattaaaaactatataattaaGTTCTCAATAATCATGAAAACAAACACTTATATATGAATGGTATCTTCTATGTTTTGAACACCATATGAATGGTATCTAAACTAGAAACCTTTGAAAGAAATATTGACAAGTGTTTCTCCACTGTCTTCACCAAATCGTGGAGTCTTACACCTGTTAGTGAAGTTAGTTATGTATCATCATCGGACAGAAAGGGTTTTAAGACCATTACAAGTAAGTAAAGTAACACGAGGCCGACCATATATTCGGCCGATTCTGGTTACTATTCTCCACAAAGTTAATATATCTCTAGCTAGAAGACTAGAAGAATTATACAAATTCAGCTCTACTCATACAAAACATGAAACATTAACTTTGGTCTAATATATCACATTTACcgaaataaaattagaaacatatCAGATTTAGATTAAACTATAGTCTTTATAAACACTATGTAATAGATTgtatttgtttagatttttggGGGTTGAATGCACTACGTAATAAACTTCCTTTAAGTATAGTGTCGTATGGCAGTTTGCACACAAGCAAGCAATCTGCTGATTGACATGTGGCATCATTCTGATCGATGAcgaaaatgtttgttttcctACAAAGCAATGTATCTCAAAAACAAACCTCCATATATACTTTATTTCTCCTTTGGGCAATTCGGCTATCAAAGGTAAGATAGTAGTTACACGTAAGAAATCGCTTACAAAACTTGAGATTACCAATTCATACATTAAAAGTTGTCTTTATTAAATAACTTAataatatagtatattttGGTGGTTTACGAATATTAATCACCTAGCAATAACGAATaagaatcatattttttccACAAGAGCAGTCGTCATTAAGTTCTCTCCTACCAAAATCATCAGTTGAACAGATACTTAAAACTATCGAATCATTAGTTTAACCTAATGAAAAATCCGTTTAAAGaattaattgattaaattataaaccaaTAAACATCGAAAAGTTTATTTGAGTGCAAATTGTAGGATCTGACTTTGGACGGTTCGAGTTAAATTGGCATCTGCAATGCTCTTTCTTTACCAAGGCATCTTTGATCTTCACTAAGACTCTACCTTTTTATgcttgtttatattttttcatagcCTTTTGCAATTTACAACCATCCATggagttttatttattttacctttttggtCAAGAGAACATTCACCTTTGCACTTTGAATGGACCatgtgaccaaaaaaaaaacctacaTTCGGTcataatacataaaaataggtgatttttttccttcttattaTAGTGATATAAGCTAAAGTTATTCCATCGTTTAACCTAAATTTGATTTACAAATGTGAGAAAAATATCCTACTTAGCTAGTTTTGGTGTTGATTACTTACCTGAATTATTTTTACAGTTATTTTAGCCATATTTTGTTACGTGAAAGTATGTGTCTTCGAGTCAAAAGGCAACTATTGGTTAACTGACACAAGAACGAATCTTCGGTTGTAGTTCCCAACATCCCAAGTTACATTATATGTATAACACACGCCCACGGTTTTTCGGTTACTTATTTGATACCAACAATAAAAATGGTCAAGCCATATACCAACAATAAAAATGGTCAAGCCATACACTGACAATCATTAAGTACTACTATCATAATTTTCGTTTATTTCATTCACTGACAATCAAAGTTATTTTCACAAACAATTACCATGCAGTCAAACCAATAAAAAGTTGAGtttatttcattaattttctaaataatcttaaatataataaCTGGCCAtgaatgaaaattaaaattttttgaGTAATCTACATAAGATTGTGACAAAGACATTAAATACACATAAATAattggttttcattttcaatgaGTCTGGACCGAAAGTAACAAGTGTATTAGTGTAACgtcaatattattattaaacaaaaaacaaaccgTGTTGTAAAATGACTAAAGTAACCTTAACCGACAACGATAGTTTTAAGACCAAACCAGTAGAACTCTCCTCCTTCTATAAATCTCTGCTTCTCGTTGCCTCTCCAAAACCCtctcaaactcaaatcaaccttcttccatttttcaaattacaaacatacacaacaacaacaaaacctcTTACTCACTCCAATGGCTCGCCTTCTCTTTCGTCTTCTCGTAGAATCCAACACTCCGTCTCCGGCGATTGATAACTCCACCGCCGCGTTGAATTCTGATCTCGTCGTCATCCTCGCTGCTCTCCTCTGCGCCTTGATTTGCGTTCTCGGCTTAATCGCCGTTTCTCGATGTGTCTGGCTCCGTCGTCTCGCAGCCGGAAACAGAACAGTCTCCGGATCTCAAACTCAATCTCCTCAACCTCCGGTGGCAGCGGCGAACAAAGGCCTGAAGAAGAAAGTCCTTCAATCTCTCCCGAAGCTTACGTTCTCGCCAGAGTCACCTGAGTCGGAGAAATTCGCAGAGTGCGCGATCTGTCTAGCTGAATTCTCTGCCGGCGACGAGCTCCGAGTTTTACCGCAGTGTGGTCACGGGTTCCACGTGGCTTGCATTGACACGTGGCTAGGATCTCACTCGTCTTGCCCTTCTTGCCGTCAGATCTTGGTTGTTGCCAGGTGTCACAAGTGTGGAGGTTTACCCGGTAGCTCTAGCTCCGGACTTGAATCCGAACCCGAAATCGAGATCCGAATCAAGCAAGGCGAAGATGACCCCAACTCCTTCTTGCCATAATCATTTTAGTTtcccatttatttattagaaaactCTATAATTTAATGCAGATCATTTTAGTGGGATAGTGTTTAGTCTCTTGATGTACATGgtttattgtaatttgtaaatgtTGTATGAATTGGAAAATTTAACGATTTGTGTATTTGAACCTTTTATTACTTTgtgtttatcaaaaacaattgcTGAAGTTACCTCTGTTTCATGAAGATtgatttttaactttatatGCATTATATACTATATCATTACATCATTTATATAGTAAGTGTCTCAATAACTTTACGTTTGTTTaaattcatgatttttttgtgtgaaacaatacaaataaatacaaCGACACGTCGAAACTTGATTTAgaatataatatagtataattttCAGGAAATACATGTAGTGATTAATGGACACTATCCATCGATATCACATTATAGGAAACTCAAGTTAGTCAATTGTTGTTTTATAATCAACAATTAGTCACTAGCATTGAGCCATTAACTACTATATTAATTTGGTTCATAAATTatgtatttaattataaatataaactaaactGGAGTGCACACTAGTGGACATTCATAATATTAAAtcatttgaataaatttaaattaatttaaagaaaatggaagCACTAAAAGACTATATAATCAGGTGATTACATGATTATTATAATATAGCTAATTATGGTATATTCCCTAGTATAAGGGAAATGAAATCTGGCCAGTGAGTGTGATACAAATGGTATGTAATGTGTTGGCTCAGTTTTCATCGTATAATTTTGTAAAGCAAATGGTCGtgtttcttcaacttctttttttttagtaaaatatcAACCATCGCTCGTATTTTACCTCTCTTTATATCTATCTAGTTgttaatcataatttaaaatgagttaaaattgaATGTGGAAACAtcataaaactaataatattataaggattgtataatataattgaaagAGTCCAGATGACTGCAACAAATTCGCTTTGTCTTGTGTTCTAGCTTTTGAGATTTGACCTAACAAATAGATGGCGATatcatgtgtatatatttaaagTATAAGCtctttgtaaaaatatttaaagtatAAGTGATTGTTTTAATTAAGAAGGGAATTATAGATTTCTAATAGTTTAGTTTGTCAACAATTGGGTGATTTAGCTAGTTCTATAGAACctaattaaaatgaatattaaTTATTCGTTTCTTAGGGGAGCCGTTGAATTAAATACGACGGATGGTCCACCCATCACAAGCATTTCCACTACGGAATGTGCGTCCTTGTGCTTAGTGCGGCTAACCATATTATACATGggatatttataattttaattaatccattttttaaacctacaaaaaattatgaacCATTAACCTGAAGTTCAACGAGAACTTATCACCATTAACCTAAAGTACAAACTATAGTGGCctgttaaagaaaaatatattatattgaacATTTATGCATAGCAATAGTTAAAAAATTTGGGTTAAGGATTAAAAACTTCAAACGATACACCCAAATCAGATAACATCTCATAAGGtaattaaatttaacattacCAATTTTGTTAAAGTTGGTTCTCTCAATCGATTGATTTATGgttttggcaaaaaaagagaaaatgagcTTCGAGAGTATAAGAGCATCTTCATCAGTAGTCTATCACATAGTTTcttattaactaaaaaatataaaataataataaagtagGAGAAAGATAGGAGAGAAATTGAGAATAGTTTATCTACAGAGAAACTTTACAGTAATGATTGAGAGACTATGTGTATATGTGTGTATTTATAATTGGACAGAAGctaaatcataataaaatatcattattttttttttttgagaaacttgAAGTATCTCACCAATGGAGATGGCATTTCCATTGGAAATATCTCAATGAGatacccaaaaagaaaaaaaaattaaaaaaaaaatggtatgAGAGAGGTGAGGAAAAGTAGAAAGAAGGAGAGTTAAGTTTAACTATTCTCATCCAATTGGACATGTGTTATCATATTATTAGTTtaactattaaataataattaatatatctgttttgattaaaatatatatttttttttttttttgagaaacttttcttatttttactgatggagatggtctaaTACCCGCATGTTGAAAACATTTTGCAAGAGTAATTGGGTTTACTTTAAGGGCGCTGAATACGTACGTGAGAGGCTCGTGTGAGGTTGCTGGAGGCCGTAAGAATAAAGTGTAAAAGAGTACTTTTTCGTTTACTTGGTTATAAAGTTCGGTTTatgtataaaactataaaactaGAGCTTCACGATCAttacaaatgttttatcatttaggatattaaaaatgttaatctGTTACGATCATCAAAAAATactgaaattttgaaaactagcTAGCTTGTAAGAAATCTTtcttcaagaaaaagaagtagaaaccAGAAAGTGAAGAGAGTGCTTTATGTTTTGTCCAAGGACTATAAATTCGCAGACTAAAATGATGAGAGTTGTAAAGTTTGCCAATGAGGCTGGAGATTCCCATATTTATTATGTTCAGCACTATTTTGTGCATTACTGATTGTTTCTGTTTATTACGTAAATGATTAATaccactttttaaaaatgggtGTTGCAAAATAAACCtttgcaaaataaatattacactGTACCATTGTATACATTGTTAATTCTTTCAAACAAAGTATTAGTGTTTACACGTCAAACACACTTTGAAAACTACAacattcattttgttttgttaaagtaTTTTCTGCATGCAAACGCAATTTCcaaacaagatttttttggCCTGTCTACGTATACTATTCCTAAAAACATCTTatgaaaaac
This sequence is a window from Arabidopsis thaliana chromosome 1 sequence. Protein-coding genes within it:
- a CDS encoding RING/U-box superfamily protein (RING/U-box superfamily protein; FUNCTIONS IN: zinc ion binding; INVOLVED IN: response to chitin; EXPRESSED IN: 22 plant structures; EXPRESSED DURING: 13 growth stages; CONTAINS InterPro DOMAIN/s: Zinc finger, RING-type (InterPro:IPR001841), Zinc finger, C3HC4 RING-type (InterPro:IPR018957); BEST Arabidopsis thaliana protein match is: RING/U-box superfamily protein (TAIR:AT1G76410.1); Has 9063 Blast hits to 9039 proteins in 277 species: Archae - 0; Bacteria - 0; Metazoa - 2341; Fungi - 637; Plants - 4964; Viruses - 26; Other Eukaryotes - 1095 (source: NCBI BLink).) codes for the protein MARLLFRLLVESNTPSPAIDNSTAALNSDLVVILAALLCALICVLGLIAVSRCVWLRRLAAGNRTVSGSQTQSPQPPVAAANKGLKKKVLQSLPKLTFSPESPESEKFAECAICLAEFSAGDELRVLPQCGHGFHVACIDTWLGSHSSCPSCRQILVVARCHKCGGLPGSSSSGLESEPEIEIRIKQGEDDPNSFLP